From a region of the Thiorhodovibrio winogradskyi genome:
- a CDS encoding glycosyltransferase translates to MTRPIKVLQFICSTGFYGAERWILALAQYLDPTQVQCDLAVTAESQNPDLQLVREYQSMGLATHAIPMAGRFDPQAIKRLAKLLTTQQFDIIHTHGYKSDILGILAARWAGIPVIVTPHGFENAKDLKLRVFVWLGCKFLRHADQVVPLSPQLMDDSRRHRVPEAKLTYIQNGVNLQEVEAIAAKPQQPQQPKASSAKQKKRIGFIGQLISRKNIREMLDIFEKLAQSRSDVELMLVGDGDDRAALETHASRLTSAADIHFMGFRDDRLELLKSFDLFTMTSTLEGIPRCLMEAAAMGVPVAAYDIPGIDQLVKHQHTGLLAPYGDQATLLSHWNTLLDHPEQGQDLAKAGLEFVHQHYSAKRMAEEYTQIFYRVREAVRA, encoded by the coding sequence ATGACCAGACCAATCAAAGTCTTGCAATTCATCTGCTCCACCGGCTTCTACGGCGCCGAGCGCTGGATTCTCGCGCTGGCCCAATACCTTGACCCAACCCAAGTCCAGTGCGACCTGGCCGTGACGGCCGAATCTCAGAATCCAGACCTGCAACTGGTGCGCGAGTACCAAAGCATGGGCCTGGCCACCCACGCCATCCCCATGGCCGGGCGCTTCGACCCCCAGGCTATCAAACGCCTGGCCAAGCTGCTAACAACCCAGCAGTTCGACATCATTCACACCCACGGCTACAAATCCGACATCCTCGGCATCCTCGCCGCCCGCTGGGCAGGCATCCCCGTCATTGTCACCCCCCATGGCTTCGAGAACGCCAAAGACTTAAAACTTAGAGTCTTCGTCTGGCTCGGATGCAAATTTCTCCGCCATGCCGACCAGGTCGTCCCTCTCTCTCCCCAGCTGATGGACGACAGCCGTCGCCACCGGGTGCCCGAGGCCAAGCTCACCTACATCCAAAACGGCGTCAACCTTCAGGAAGTCGAAGCCATCGCCGCCAAGCCCCAACAGCCCCAACAGCCCAAAGCGTCCAGCGCCAAACAAAAAAAACGCATCGGCTTCATCGGCCAGTTGATCAGCCGCAAAAACATCCGCGAAATGCTCGACATCTTCGAGAAACTGGCACAATCCCGCAGCGATGTCGAACTCATGCTGGTCGGCGACGGCGACGACCGCGCCGCGCTGGAAACCCACGCCAGCCGACTCACATCCGCCGCCGACATCCATTTCATGGGCTTTCGCGATGACCGCCTGGAATTGCTCAAATCCTTCGACCTTTTCACCATGACCAGCACCCTCGAAGGCATCCCCCGCTGCCTGATGGAAGCCGCCGCCATGGGCGTGCCCGTCGCCGCCTACGACATTCCCGGCATCGATCAACTGGTCAAACACCAACACACAGGCTTGCTCGCCCCCTACGGCGACCAAGCCACCCTGCTTAGCCACTGGAACACACTGCTCGACCACCCCGAACAAGGCCAGGACCTCGCCAAAGCCGGCCTGGAATTCGTCCACCAGCACTATTCCGCCAAGCGCATGGCCGAGGAATACACGCAGATCTTCTACCGCGTCCGAGAGGCAGTCCGAGCCTGA
- a CDS encoding glycosyltransferase, translated as MPDHTIPDRADPTVAFIVPHKGRTDMLAQTLRSVFEQNTALTWQICVATQEPDLSLTALGVPQDAQVRLLHAPASLTISELRNLGLEQSRSEFVVFLDADVQLSPNWLEAMYALLTNNPDYAIVSAIQANSQDAPVLERIRTALSNAKTDAEVDFLPGRNLFMRRVTVETIGGFPPHLVTCEDYYFTDQARRQGRLFYSSQASYIHLGEDKAFWPMFKKEIWRGQSNFQSVRGRYISWREIPSFIMPLLIPAGLLILLIGVWAGFLGLSVAGAGIVLLPPLLYSLRLKITTGKDLPLTELVKFYLLYFPARAYGTIRGLFAPITHSGSSRLA; from the coding sequence ATGCCTGATCACACAATCCCCGACCGGGCCGACCCGACTGTCGCCTTTATTGTCCCCCACAAGGGGCGCACCGACATGCTGGCGCAAACCCTGCGCTCGGTCTTTGAGCAGAACACAGCCCTGACCTGGCAGATTTGCGTGGCCACTCAGGAACCCGACCTCAGCTTGACCGCACTCGGCGTACCGCAGGATGCCCAGGTCAGGCTCCTTCACGCACCCGCCAGCCTCACCATCTCCGAGTTGCGCAATCTGGGGCTGGAACAAAGCCGCTCTGAGTTTGTGGTCTTTCTCGATGCCGATGTCCAGTTATCGCCGAACTGGCTTGAGGCCATGTATGCCTTGCTCACCAACAACCCCGACTACGCCATCGTCAGCGCCATCCAGGCCAACAGCCAGGATGCCCCAGTGCTTGAGCGCATCAGAACCGCGCTCAGCAACGCCAAGACCGATGCCGAGGTGGACTTTCTGCCGGGCCGGAACCTCTTCATGCGCCGCGTCACCGTGGAGACAATCGGCGGCTTCCCGCCCCATCTGGTCACCTGCGAGGATTATTATTTCACCGACCAAGCCCGTCGCCAGGGTCGCCTGTTCTACAGCTCACAGGCCAGCTACATCCATCTTGGGGAGGACAAAGCTTTCTGGCCCATGTTCAAAAAAGAGATCTGGCGCGGTCAGTCGAATTTCCAATCCGTGCGCGGGCGGTACATCTCCTGGCGAGAGATCCCGAGCTTCATCATGCCGCTGCTCATCCCCGCCGGTTTGCTGATCCTGCTTATTGGGGTCTGGGCAGGGTTTCTTGGTCTGTCTGTTGCCGGGGCGGGCATCGTCCTGCTCCCCCCGCTTCTGTACAGTCTTCGTCTAAAGATCACCACCGGCAAGGATCTTCCCTTGACGGAGCTCGTCAAATTTTATCTGCTCTACTTTCCAGCCAGGGCGTACGGAACGATACGTGGACTGTTCGCGCCCATTACCCACTCAGGGTCTTCCCGGCTGGCATGA
- a CDS encoding HigA family addiction module antitoxin, with product MKGDKMVPRHRLATHPGVILLKEFLEPLGLSQQALATHIGMHVQSINEMIRGDRSVSPETAWLLSQAFNTSPEFWLNLQTTHDLSRYQPQNHVQPLVPISA from the coding sequence ATGAAAGGTGACAAGATGGTTCCGCGTCATAGACTTGCAACTCATCCCGGGGTTATTTTACTCAAAGAATTTCTTGAACCACTAGGCTTGTCTCAACAGGCATTGGCAACTCATATCGGAATGCATGTCCAAAGCATCAATGAAATGATCAGAGGGGATCGAAGTGTATCTCCTGAAACAGCTTGGCTTCTATCGCAGGCTTTCAATACATCACCGGAGTTTTGGCTTAATTTGCAGACCACTCATGATTTGTCACGTTATCAGCCACAGAATCATGTTCAGCCCTTGGTTCCAATCAGCGCATAG
- a CDS encoding ATP-binding protein: MATYLERDVRNLLNVGNLRDFDRFLRACAARCGQTLNMSELGRDVGVSATTAKQWISVLVASNQILLLELYYRSQGKRLAKLPKLYFTDTGLAAYLLGFAAAETLLAGREAGALWENHVAIQWLRWRDWHQPSANLWYWRDQAGNEVDLLIERNGALHAIERKLTEQPGPRDTRGLAKLRAFYGDRVATRAWIACTMRQCHEIAPGVDATPGWEIWDLDAE, encoded by the coding sequence CTGGCCACCTATCTTGAACGCGATGTCCGCAATCTGCTTAACGTCGGCAACCTGCGGGATTTCGACCGTTTTCTGCGCGCCTGCGCCGCGCGTTGCGGACAAACGCTCAATATGTCCGAATTGGGACGCGATGTCGGTGTCTCCGCAACCACCGCGAAACAATGGATCAGCGTGTTGGTCGCGTCGAACCAAATCTTGCTGTTGGAACTCTATTATCGTTCCCAGGGGAAGCGTCTCGCCAAGTTGCCCAAGCTCTATTTCACCGATACCGGACTGGCCGCCTATCTGCTCGGCTTCGCCGCCGCCGAGACCCTACTGGCGGGGCGGGAAGCCGGCGCACTGTGGGAGAACCATGTGGCGATCCAATGGTTGCGTTGGCGCGACTGGCACCAGCCCTCCGCCAACCTCTGGTACTGGCGCGACCAAGCGGGCAACGAGGTGGACCTGCTGATTGAACGCAACGGCGCGCTGCATGCGATTGAACGCAAACTCACCGAACAACCCGGCCCGCGCGACACCCGCGGACTGGCCAAGCTGCGCGCCTTTTACGGCGACCGGGTCGCCACGCGCGCATGGATCGCCTGCACCATGCGACAGTGCCATGAAATCGCACCAGGGGTGGATGCGACTCCAGGGTGGGAAATCTGGGACTTGGATGCCGAATGA
- a CDS encoding Rpn family recombination-promoting nuclease/putative transposase: protein MTYLTDRYINFFTDYGFKRLFGEEPNKDLLRDFLNELLKEEQGRIVDLTYLKDEQLGSGQLDRKAIFDLYCENERGEKFIVELQKAKQNFFKDRSVYYATFPIQQQARKGKWDFQLNAVYTIGILDFVFDEDKKEPGKYRYDIKLQDIVTNEVFYDKLTFIYLELPKFNKTLDQLENRFEKWLYAIKHLDRLDRVPDALREQVFEKFFAAAEIANFSREEIQRYEDSLKYYRDLKNCLDTAREEGIEEGIIKVARNLLDLLDDDTIAAKTGLRVEVIADLRRES from the coding sequence ATGACATATTTGACTGACCGTTATATAAACTTTTTCACTGATTATGGCTTTAAGCGCTTGTTTGGCGAGGAACCGAATAAGGACTTGCTGCGGGATTTTTTGAATGAGCTGCTGAAGGAGGAGCAGGGTCGGATCGTTGATTTAACCTATTTGAAAGATGAACAGTTGGGCTCTGGCCAATTGGATCGCAAGGCGATTTTTGATTTGTATTGTGAGAATGAGCGGGGCGAGAAGTTTATTGTCGAGCTGCAAAAGGCGAAGCAGAATTTTTTTAAGGATCGTAGCGTTTATTATGCGACTTTTCCGATTCAGCAGCAGGCGCGAAAGGGAAAGTGGGATTTTCAGCTCAATGCTGTTTATACCATTGGTATTCTGGATTTTGTGTTTGATGAGGATAAAAAAGAGCCAGGCAAATACCGCTATGACATTAAGCTGCAGGATATTGTGACCAATGAGGTCTTTTATGACAAGCTGACGTTTATTTATCTGGAATTGCCAAAGTTTAACAAGACGCTCGATCAACTGGAAAACCGCTTTGAGAAATGGCTCTACGCGATTAAGCATCTTGATCGGCTTGACCGGGTACCAGATGCGCTGCGTGAACAAGTATTTGAGAAATTCTTCGCTGCGGCAGAAATCGCGAATTTCAGCCGCGAGGAGATTCAACGCTATGAGGACAGCTTGAAATACTATCGGGACTTGAAAAATTGTCTTGATACGGCGCGGGAGGAAGGCATTGAGGAGGGCATCATCAAGGTGGCGCGCAATCTGCTCGACCTGCTCGATGATGACACCATTGCTGCGAAAACGGGTTTGAGGGTGGAAGTGATTGCTGATTTGCGCCGGGAGTCATAA
- a CDS encoding HPr-rel-A system PqqD family peptide chaperone, which produces MTTTRDNPEMWRYDTFCNQAYDYEGERIIYSLRSGETHYLNFCATEILKLLSAKPTTIKSLEKGLKKSPYPAPLTEEIQNIINHLHEHGIVEQI; this is translated from the coding sequence ATGACAACAACTCGCGACAACCCCGAGATGTGGCGATATGACACTTTTTGTAATCAAGCTTACGATTACGAGGGAGAGCGCATTATTTATTCTCTAAGGTCAGGAGAAACACACTACCTTAACTTTTGTGCTACTGAAATACTGAAACTTTTATCCGCTAAGCCGACCACTATCAAGAGCTTGGAAAAAGGCCTGAAAAAATCGCCTTATCCAGCACCGTTAACTGAAGAAATTCAAAACATTATCAATCATTTGCACGAACACGGGATCGTAGAGCAAATCTAA
- a CDS encoding nucleotidyl transferase AbiEii/AbiGii toxin family protein → MTLFDRLVDEALRQQSDLAPLRMVVEKELLHHDILREMAEAGLLQALTFIGGTCLRACYGSNRLSEDLDFTGGTEFDRAALACLGDVLVERLQAKYGLSVRVSEPVRDSGKVATWKMRVMTRPGRHDLPVQRINIDICAIPSHDRRPMLLRNPYGVDMGTSGLILQAESRDEILADKLIAFVLRPNRIKHRDIWDIGWLVQQGTELPLVLIPAKIKDHQRTTPDFLARLKERRRQLLEDAEIQAGFVREMARFLPQGMIAKTLMQEAFWSWLTELIADMCKKTEAALDASETTRSFPM, encoded by the coding sequence ATGACGCTCTTTGATCGTTTGGTAGACGAGGCGCTGCGCCAACAAAGCGATCTGGCGCCCCTGCGCATGGTTGTCGAGAAAGAGCTCCTGCATCACGACATCCTGCGAGAAATGGCCGAGGCGGGGCTACTACAAGCCCTCACTTTTATCGGTGGGACCTGTTTGCGCGCCTGCTATGGCTCGAATCGGTTGAGCGAGGATCTCGATTTCACCGGTGGAACCGAATTTGATCGAGCCGCGCTTGCATGTCTCGGCGATGTTCTCGTCGAGCGCTTACAAGCCAAGTACGGGCTGAGTGTCCGGGTCAGTGAGCCAGTCCGCGACAGCGGTAAGGTCGCCACCTGGAAGATGCGCGTGATGACCCGCCCAGGGCGTCACGATCTGCCAGTCCAGCGGATCAACATCGATATCTGTGCGATTCCGAGCCATGATCGTCGTCCGATGCTGTTGCGCAATCCCTATGGCGTTGATATGGGCACAAGCGGGCTCATTCTGCAGGCCGAAAGCCGCGACGAGATTCTAGCTGACAAGCTGATTGCCTTCGTCTTGCGACCAAACCGAATCAAGCACCGCGACATCTGGGACATTGGCTGGCTTGTTCAACAGGGCACAGAACTCCCGCTGGTGCTGATACCCGCCAAGATCAAGGATCACCAGCGCACCACGCCAGACTTCCTCGCGCGCCTTAAGGAACGCAGACGACAACTGCTTGAGGACGCAGAAATCCAAGCGGGTTTCGTCCGCGAGATGGCTCGTTTTTTGCCCCAAGGGATGATTGCCAAGACACTGATGCAAGAGGCATTCTGGAGCTGGCTAACCGAGCTCATTGCAGATATGTGTAAAAAGACTGAAGCCGCCCTCGACGCATCCGAAACCACCCGATCTTTTCCGATGTAA
- a CDS encoding HprK-related kinase A gives MRTPIKPLAFLLHHFWQDFPLIDEHTIVDCHVAVVKHQIYRRWPKSELLFLVDGRPPTPPYPFAHHFPMLEWGINLCLARRANHLLMLHSAVMERQGLALLLPARPGHGKSTLCVALIHSGWRLFSDEFGLVRPEDGLLLPLPRPMPLKNASIEVIRAFAPQADIGPKFEGTHKGTVAHVRPPTESVQRMDEPARPRWLVFPRWVADAPLRLEPVVKPDAFLMVATNAFNYDILGQTAFDLVGHMVDACDCYTLVYSDLREAMAALDELTDSAHD, from the coding sequence TTGCGAACCCCTATCAAGCCCCTTGCGTTTCTCCTGCATCACTTTTGGCAAGATTTTCCGCTTATTGACGAACACACAATTGTTGATTGTCATGTCGCGGTAGTTAAACATCAAATTTACCGTCGCTGGCCGAAAAGCGAACTGCTTTTTCTGGTCGACGGGCGCCCCCCCACCCCCCCCTATCCCTTCGCACATCACTTCCCCATGCTGGAGTGGGGCATCAATCTTTGCCTGGCACGCCGGGCCAATCATCTGCTGATGCTCCATTCGGCCGTGATGGAACGCCAGGGGTTGGCGCTGCTGTTGCCGGCCCGACCTGGCCATGGCAAATCGACCCTGTGCGTGGCGCTGATTCATTCCGGCTGGCGCTTGTTCAGCGACGAGTTTGGGCTGGTGCGCCCGGAGGATGGCCTGTTACTGCCGCTGCCGCGCCCGATGCCGCTTAAAAATGCCTCCATTGAGGTGATTCGCGCCTTTGCTCCGCAGGCCGATATCGGCCCCAAATTCGAGGGCACCCACAAGGGCACAGTGGCGCATGTGCGCCCGCCGACCGAGAGTGTGCAGCGCATGGATGAGCCGGCGCGTCCACGCTGGCTGGTCTTTCCGCGCTGGGTGGCGGACGCGCCGCTGCGCCTAGAGCCGGTGGTGAAGCCAGATGCCTTTCTAATGGTGGCCACCAACGCCTTTAATTACGACATCCTGGGGCAGACGGCCTTTGATCTGGTGGGCCACATGGTCGATGCCTGCGACTGCTATACCCTGGTGTATTCCGACTTGCGGGAGGCCATGGCGGCGCTGGATGAGCTGACAGATTCTGCCCATGACTGA
- a CDS encoding type II toxin-antitoxin system RelE/ParE family toxin: MFHGVTSARVRCLPPQIKGTALYKLDILNAAQSLEDLMSPPGNRLEALKGHFSGLYSIRINNQWRIAFRWIEPSAHEIKIIDYH, from the coding sequence TTGTTTCACGGCGTTACGAGCGCGCGCGTTCGGTGTCTGCCGCCACAGATAAAAGGAACAGCCCTTTACAAATTGGACATCCTCAACGCGGCTCAATCATTGGAGGATTTGATGTCCCCTCCTGGAAATCGACTGGAAGCCTTGAAAGGGCATTTTTCTGGTCTTTATAGTATCCGGATTAACAATCAGTGGCGAATTGCTTTCCGGTGGATCGAACCAAGCGCCCACGAAATCAAAATTATCGATTACCATTAG
- the abiEi gene encoding type IV toxin-antitoxin system AbiEi family antitoxin: MQPIKQLARVLATLSNERQALFTLADLRSALPTHRPGALRAVIMRAERDGLLMRVCRGLYLYPVVGSNDGLLLYHAAARLRASVFNYISLESALSDAGVISQIPINHVTLMSSGRTTTLSCGAFGSIEFVHTKKRPAELADQLIYDGRCHLWRAPVELALRDMKAVRRNLDLVQWDAVDDAL, from the coding sequence ATGCAGCCGATCAAACAACTCGCTCGTGTGCTCGCGACGCTCTCCAACGAAAGACAGGCCTTGTTCACGCTGGCTGACTTGCGCTCGGCGCTGCCAACGCACCGCCCGGGCGCCTTGCGAGCGGTGATTATGCGCGCCGAGCGCGACGGGCTCCTCATGCGCGTGTGTCGCGGTCTTTATCTTTACCCAGTCGTGGGCAGCAACGACGGTCTGCTTCTCTACCACGCGGCAGCCCGTCTGCGCGCGAGTGTATTCAACTACATCAGCCTGGAGTCAGCGCTCAGCGACGCGGGCGTCATCTCGCAGATCCCGATAAATCATGTCACGCTCATGTCTTCCGGGCGTACCACCACGTTATCATGTGGCGCGTTTGGATCCATTGAATTTGTGCACACAAAAAAACGCCCTGCTGAATTGGCCGATCAACTTATCTACGATGGCCGCTGCCATCTCTGGCGTGCCCCCGTGGAACTGGCACTGCGAGATATGAAGGCAGTGCGCCGCAATCTCGATCTCGTGCAATGGGATGCTGTCGATGACGCTCTTTGA